The genomic DNA TGACGCCGGTCGCGGGTGTCCGCAGCTGGTGTGACGCCAGCGAGACGAACTCATCTTTAATGGTATTAAGACGCTCCAGCTCGGCACGCTGTGCCTCCAATTTGTGGTTGGCGCGGAGTAGGCGGTCGGCCTGCTGCTTGCGGTCGGTGACGTCACGGGTCACCTTGGCAAAACCGACGTGCTTGCCATCGGCATCAAACAGGGCGGTGATGACGACGTTGGCCCAGAAGCGGCTGCCATCCTTGCGGACGCGCCAGTCCTCGTCCTCGATACGGCCATGCTTGATGGCATCGACAAGTTCACGGGCCGGCTTGCCGGCGTCAAGGTCTTTCTTGGGGTAAAAAATAGAGAAATGCTGTCCGAGAATATCCGTCTTGGTGTATCCCTTGAGATTCTGGGCGCCGATATTCCAGCTGATGATATGGCCGGTGGAGTCAAGCAGGAAGATGGCGTAATCACGGACACTCTCAACCAGCAGCCGGTAGCGTTCGGCTTCCAGGGCGGCTTTGACGGTGGGTCGAGGGGTTGATTTATCGGGTACTGCCATACACTTTCTTTGCTGCCCTTATTAAAGCAGAAGGGGCAGCCGATTGATACGGCAGCAGGACAAATTGCACCATACGGCGGCGTTTACGGTGCGTACTGATAGATAGAAACCCAGTCGACCAGCAGATTGCCATCGTTGTTGCCAAAGCCACGGGTGTCGGCCTGCAGCTGCCAGCGCATCGGGGTCTGCGGTACCCACTTGGTACTTTCCAGGACGACGGTATCGTCGAGCAGGAAGGTCATCTTCTCCGGTGTCCATTCGATGGTGTAGGTGTGCCACTCCGTGAAGCGGGCACCGACCTCGCGGACCTGTTCCTGACAGTCATAGCACGAGCCCTCGCCGGCATAGTGGTGGAAGCCGCTGACCGTGCCGTCAAGGTAGCCTTCGGGAAAGTCGGCTTCGCCATCGGCCGGCCACCGTTCGGATTGCGGCCAGAGGACGCCGGCGAAGTAATATTCACGCAGGTGCGGGTTGTCAACCTTGAGCCGGACGGAATAGCGACCGTACAGCTGGTGTTGATCCATCAATGCCGGGTTGATGATAGGCGACGGGTTGGCGCCTGCCGGCTGCCCGTCGACAGTATGCAGATGGAAGCGCAGCAGGCCGTTCTTAACGCTCAGGACCTGGTCGGCCCGATAGGGACGCTTGCCGTAGAGATCGTTGGCACACATCGGGCTGGAGCGCCACTGCTGCCCCTCGGCGCCGGTGTAGGCGACGCGGTAGAAATCACACGGGCTGCCCCAGTCGCCGGGGTCGGTGTCTTTATTGAAGTCGTCAAAGAAGACATGCTTCCATCCGGGCAGGTCGCTCTTCGGTACGGCCTGGCCGGAAGGGTTATTGACCTTCGGAGCCGGCGCGGGCGCAGGAGCTGCCGCTGGTTGTTTGACCTGCTGCTGAGCGCCCGGCGCGACAGTCTCGGTCACGGCGACGGGAAGATCCCATTTCTGTTTCTGGGTAGTGTTGCAGGTGGAGGTGTGGACGGGGTTGCCGTTGGTGGCCAGTCCGTTGCGGTTCTCGAGGCATAGCCGGGTGGCGACGTTGACGATAGTGCCGTTCGTCTTTGTCATCCACTGCTGGGAGGCGGCGGCGGTGCACTCGGCAACGACGGCCGGTGTGTTAGAGGTCCGTTCACCGTCGCGAGGCATCAGGCACTTGTCCTGGACGCGGATAGTGCCATCACCGGGCAATGACCACTGTTGGGCGCGGGTGCCGTTGCAGGTGTAGAGCTGAAGGGCGTTGTTGTCGGTGGTAGACGCGCCTTTGTTGTCGAGGCATTTGCCGTTGGCATTGCGGATAGGGCCGCTGGCAGTAGAGGCAAACGTCAGCACGACGAACGAAAGACTGGCGGCAGTCACGATGCAGGCGAGGGCGGCCAGGAACAGATTGCGGCGGTGCCGCATGGCGCGTGCCCGGGCTTTCTTGCCGACGGTGGGTGCGCCATTGTAGGTAATGATGGGCATGTGGGCTCCGGTGTTTGTTTTCTTTGGGCTTTACCTCAGTTAACCACGCAAGGTGGCAATTGGCAAGCCTGTCAACCTTATGAAGCGGCCGGTTTTGACTTTGGTGCCAGCAGTATCGTCTGGCGTGGACGGCGGATGCGCTGGCTGGCCAGCCGCACGGGAGCCGCGGCAGCTTTGGCGCGGGACCATAGCAGCATCTTCTTGCTGGTGCTGCAGGTGGCGGACAGGCTGAACGATGCGATCTTTGGCATGGCAGTAACTCCCTTGATAATGATGTGCTCATCATACGGCTGTGTACTGCGGCCCGCAGTAAGGTTTTTTATAGTCACGACTATTTCATCACAGCCGATATGTGAGCCAGCTAACATCTCCGCCGCATCCAAGAGGTGATAATAGAAAATGTATGATGCACAGTGTCCAAACCGCCATTAAGAAATACAACAGAACAATGCATCTTTCGCGCGGCCAGGCGCCGTTCGGACCGCTGCTCGAGCACGCACATCTGCGCTCATACGCCAAAGGCCAGACGGTGCTATATCCGGGAGATTATATCAATTATGTCTTCGTGCTGGACGATGGTGCCGTCAAGGCGCATGAGTACGACGAGCAGGGCAATCAGAAAGTCCTCACCATCCTCAGCAAGCCGCAGACCGTCTTTCCACTGGTTAATTTCGATCATAACAAGCCGCTGGTGGCCTGGTTCTATACCGCCCTGACGGATATCAGGGCATACGCCGTCCCGTACGCTGATTTTCAGGCCTATCTGAACCGGCCGGAAGGGGCGGCGCTGTGCCGGTTCATCCTGCGGCAGTCCGTCGGCGAGCTGCAGCAGCTGATGGCCCGACTCGATAGCCTGGGCAAAAGCAGCAGCACGCGCAAGCTGGTGGCCGCCCTGCAGTATCTGGCGCGGCGGCATGCCCGGCGTAGCGCTTCCGCTTTGACGAGCTGGCGGCGCATCAAATTTCCGGTCAGTCATCAGCTATTGGCGGATATTACCGGCCTGACGCGTGAAAGCGTCACCATCGCCATGCATCAGCTGCGTGACACCAAGATGGTGCGCTGTCCGCACCCTGCGCTGCTGGAGGTCAACCGCAGGCTGCTCGACAAGCATCAGTAGCCAGGGCTGACCCGCGCGGTTTACAGCCAGGCTTACTCTGGTACAATGTAGCCCATGAAACTACTCGACGGCAAAGAGTTGGCCGGCTATATCCAAGAGCGCCAGGCCCGGCAGGTGCGTGCCTTGCGCCAGGCAGCGCGTATCTTTCCGCGCCTCGCCATCGTGCAGACGCTTGACGACCCGGTCATCAACAGCTACATCCGCCTGAAGCGGCGCTATGCCGAAGAGACCCTGGTAGAGCTGGAGCATCACCTGGTGCCGCAGTCCGAGGCCGAAGCCGTCATCCGCCGCCTGAACGATGATGATGCGGTCCATGGCATCATCATCCAGCTGCCGTTGACTGATCCGGCTGACACAGAGCGTTTCATCAACCTGGTGGCGCCGCACAAGGATATTGACGGTCTGGGTGCTGCGACCGAGTTCACGCCCGCCACGGCCATGGCTATCAACTGGCTGTTGGCCGGATACAATATCGCACTGGAACGTAAGCAGCTGCTGATCGTCGGCCGCGGCAAACTGGTGGGCGGGCCGCTTGAGCGGCTCTGGCAGCAGTCCGGGTTGTCGCCGGTCGTCGTCGATGACCAGACGCCGGAAGCGGATTTTCTCCAACAGGTACGTGGCGCCGAGGTCATCGTGACCGCTACCGGTACGGCCGGGCTTATCACCAGCCAGATGCTTTCACCCGGCACCGTGGTGGTAGATGCCGGCGTGGCCAGCGAGGCCGGCAGGCTGGTAGGTGATGTCGCCTCTGATGTGCGCCTGCGTGACGACCTGATTATCACGCCGGAAAAAGGTGGCGTCGGGCCATTGACGGTCTGCGCACTGTTCGATAACGTCATCCAGGCCGCCCGGCGCGTCGCGGACGCCGCCGGGCAATAAAAGCCGTCATGCAATAAAAAGACCGGCGGACGCCGGCCTGTCAGACGTTGCGATACTTACTTCTTATATTTTGCCAAGACTTCTTTGGCCCGCTCCACCACCTTGCTCGGTGTCAGCTCTGCCTTGACGATATAGCTCTCAACCCGCAGCTCGTGCAGCGAATCCGGCGCCTCTTCCTCGCCCGTGTTGGTCAGGATGAGCACCGGCACATCCCGGCCCCACTCCTGCGCGCGGATGATGCCCAGCGCCTCAGCCCCACCCATCTCCGGCATCTGCAGATCCATCAGTATCAGATCCGGACTGATTTCTTCGACCATCTGGACGCCCAGGCGGCCGTCGCTGGCAACCTCGACATCAAAGCCTTCCAGCTCAAACTTCATGCGGTACATTTCGGCAATTACGGAATCGTCTTCGATGATGGCTATTTTTTGCATGGTTTTATTGTAGCATGTACTTGAAAAGCGGGAGAACGTCTGCATACTTGACAATACAGCTTATGTAGTGTATAGTTTTAGGGTACGAAAGGTACACATTATCATACACGCCTATGAGCGCACTACAAGAACGCGTCGAACACCGTAAGGATGTTCTGACGCGGCCTCCCCTGCAGCCTGTTACTACCGAGAATTCCCCAGAGATTGTTTTAGAGTGTGGCCGACTGGTGGCCGAGCGCTACCTGCGCAAAGGCTTCATAGGGCCCGATGACATTGATGACGACGGCCGCATCAGTCGTGATGCCGATCCTGACCGCGATAACTCACATTATTTTTTTCACGTTGATGAGGCGACCGGCGAGATTGTCGCGACAACCAGACAGATTTACATACCCGAAGGGGCAGAGCCCGCCGAGTGGCAATTTCCGCTCGAGCGGGATTTTGATCTTATGCCCGATGCCCAAAGTTTGATTGAAGCAATCAAAGTTGCGGAGCCTCGGGCAGTCGTTGAAATTTCAGGCCTAGCCAAAAAGAACGGCCAGAACTTCGCAGCAGTGCTGAGCCTGTATCGGGAATCATGGCAGTTCTCGCGCTATGCCGGACACAAAGTCTGCGTCATGCGCTCGGAGCGTGGCCTGACCGAAAACCTGCAAGCCATGTTCGGTGAAGGTATCATCAGGGCTGGAGAGCGTAAGCGCTATGAGGGCGGCGTCTCCGACCCCATGCTGCTGTTCCCGGACCGTTGTGCCGGCGCGATGGCCGACAATTATCGCCGGCTTGTTGAGGAGAAGGGCGAAGAGGCGGCCGAGGGCTACCTCGATCTTGTCAGGTTCTTCTTGGAGGATATGGACACATCGTTTTTGAGTGATGAGGAAGTGGCGGAGCTGACGGATATCGGCGCGCTTCGCTGACACCTATTGCATGATTTAGCTTTTAGTTTTATAAAATAGACAGACCACGATCAATCATCGAAGGGTGGGCTGTTCTGATGGATACTGCGAGTGATATGGGGTCCGGAACGTGGCAGACGAGCGGCTGGTGGCGTCTCGTCAAGGCGACATTCGGCACGTCGGTCATCATCGTCACGCTGGTGCGCGCCGCGGCTGTGTTCTGGCTCGACGGCGTCAACCCGTGGCTGTTCCTGGCTATCGACGTCGTAACGGCTGTGCCGTATGCCGTGGCGGTGCCGCGGACGTTCGAGGAGATTTTCCGAAGACCGCGCCGTCCGTTCCGGCTGACGGGCTGGTTTCTGACCGCGCTCCTGTCATTCGCTGCGCCGTACCTGTACGTGCTACTGGCGGCAGGGCGCTCGATGCCGTCCTGGGTGCTTACGGTCATCCTTGGCTGGGTGACGGTGGTGCTGACCGGCATCATCTGGAGCAACATCAGGAGCAGACGGGCCGGGTGACCGGCATGACCGTGGTATCGGCCATCCTGCCATGCAGCAGGGTGGCCGATTTCCATCTTCTGATTGTCCTGAGGGACGGGGCGTATTATGCTTAAGGCAGGCACAATCGTCGTATGCTTTTCTTCCTTCAAGTCATTTCCATCATCTTCCTGATCGCATTGGGTCTGGCGGTGCTGCTTAGGAATCCGACGGCGCCGTCACGGCGGGCACTGCTGGCATTCCTGGTTTCTATCAGTCTGTGGATCATGGCAGGCATACTCGGGGAGATGGATGCGCTCGGGATGTCGTTATTATGGAGCCGGCTGGCATTTGTCTTTCCTGTGGCGGCAGTGTACAGCTGCTATGTGTTGGTGGTGAAAATGATACACGGCACACTGTATGCACGGGAGCATCGCTTTTATCTCAGAACACTGGCGCTTATCTGTTTGGGGGTTATGCTGTACGCGCTTATCGGCAACGGGGTTGTAGCTGACATTCAGCTGCGACAGGGGCTGGCTGGAAACATCGGTTACGACGTCGTGCGCGGACCGGGCTACATAGCCTATATGGCTATACTGGTAGCCGTCGGCATCTTATCGCTGTCGGTGATGGTGAATACTGCCCGGCATATCAAGGGCCAGATTGGTCAGCAGTTGCTGATTATGTTCTATGGGCTGTTGTTGACCTTGGCGGTCGGGCTGGTGGTCGGCTCGGTATTACCCAGCCTGATCGGCAACTCCGAGCCGGCGGGCTATGCTTTTTTGGCGGGCTATATTTCGGTAGCAGCGTTCACGTATGTCATCTTAAAGCATAAATTATTCGATCTTAGGCTGGTAGTAGCACGTTCGGTCGCCTATGTATTTGTTCTGTTGACGTTCGCCGTGCTCTACGGCTTGGCGACTTTCGGTATCATCCAGTATTTCTTTAAAGACGAACGGGTTTCGCTGTTGCAGAATGCTGTCTATATCGGTCTGGCAATAGCACTGGCGGTGACGTACGGCCCGCTTAAGCGGTTCTTCGACAAGGTGACCGACAAGCTGTTTTTCCGTCACGATTACAATATGCCTGATATTATCAGCCGGCTCGGTGACGTTGCGATCAATGAGACGGCCATTGATACGCTGGCGTTACGGGCGCGCGTCATTCTGATGGAGGCCATCAGGCCTGAGCGGATGAGCTTTTTAATCATGAGGCCAGGCGAAAGTACGCCTCGTCTGTTGGCAGCGGAAGGGGGAATGCAGCTGCCATTCATGCCCAAACTGGTCAGTCAGCTTGAGCGGCACACTAAATCAGGAGCGCAACGCAGCTCCATGGCACTGAGCCGTGAGGAACTGCCGGCAACGAGCGAGTTGCGCCGGCTCATGAGCAAACTTGATATAGATGTAGTAGTGGCGCTGAAGGCAACGAACGATCTGAAGGGCTATATTCTTTCCGGCCTCAAGCAGAACGGCTCAATCTACACCCAGAAAGATATGCAGTTACTTTCGACCGCTGCCGATGAATTGGCCCTCGGCTTCCAAAACGCCATGCGCTTCGAGGAAATCAGACAGTTCAACGTGACGCTGCAGCAAAAAGTCGACGAGGCCACCGCCCGCCTCCGCCGCTCCAACGCCAAGCTGCGGCAGCTGGATGAGGCCAAGGATGAGTTCGTCAGTATGGCGTCACATCAGCTACGGACGCCGTTGACCAGTGTCAAGGGATATCTGAGCCTGGTGCTGGAGGGGGATGCCGGCCCGATCAACGAGACGCAGCACAAGATGCTGACCGAGGCTTTCAACAGCTCGCAGCGCATGGTGTACCTGATTGCCGACTTCCTGAACGTCTCGCGCCTCAAGACCGGCAAGTTCATGCTGGAATATGGTGAAGTCGATATGGCGGCCGTGGTCGCCCAGGAGATACAGCAGCTGCGCACCGTGGCCCAGGGCCGTGGGCTGAAGCTGCAGTACGAGCCGCCAGCGCACATCCCGCGGTTGCGGCTGGATGAGACGAAGATGCGGCAGGTCATCATGAACCTGACGGACAACGCCATTTATTACTCGCGGCCGGGTACCACGGTGACGGTGGAACTGTATGTGCGGTCCGGGCAGCTGGTGTTCAAAGTCAAGGACAAGGGTATCGGCGTGCCTGTCGCCGAGCAGCATGACCTGTTCGAAAAGTTCTTTAGGGCCAGCAATGCCCGCAAGACGCGGCCAGACGGTACGGGTATCGGCCTGTATATGATCAAGAAAGTGGTGACGGCGCATGGCGGCAGTATCATCTTCTCGTCAGTCGAGGGTAAGGGCAGCACGTTTGGCTTCAGCCTGCCGCTGCCAGTCAAGCCTGATACGTCTACAAAATAGAGATAATGGCATCAATCAGTAGCCAGACGGCTACGGCGCCACCGACGCCATAGAGAAGAATGCGTCGCAGCATGGTGCGCCGCTCATGGATCCACTGGCCGGCGCGGCCGCGGTCGACGGCGGTATATCGGTGGACGGTAGGTTTGGCCGAGGCTTTGGCGTCGGCGCCGGTGTAGGCTTTGGTGCGCTTCTTCTTTTGGCTCATAAACTTATTATAACACATATTGAGGTGTAACTTGCTGAGAGTAGTATAGTATGAACATGCAACCGACCATTACCCGGCATGAAGGCCGTTTCCGTTATGACACCAAAGATATGCCCTTCCAGTTCTGGTCGTGTACTACCGATATGGTAAGGGCTATCGATACGGTCATCTTTCTTGGCTCAGCTCAGCGAGGAAAAGTTGTCCGATGGGTTGCTGAAAGCGCGCCCGCAGGCACAGTTGTCGTCGAGGGTCTGCCGCATAGGGAAGCGGATCGCAGTGCTCGTAACTTGGAGGATTTTGCGTCCAGTTTCACCCGGACTGCACTACAAGCAGTGCGCCGTACGTACAAGTCTAAAGAACTGAACATCGTGGCTGAGTCGCAGGCCGTACCTGGCGTGGTGTTCGCGGCATTGGAGAGTCCGGAGCTGATCGGTAATGTCATATTGGCAATGCCGCTGGGGTTCACGGCCGATGCCTTGGGAGATACGCCCAGGCGGCGGCTCCGTACGTTAAAGTGGCGCGCCTTCCTCTCGGCGCTCCAGGCCCTGCAGACTCCTGCACTGGACCGACGGACACTCCATCTGACATTCCTTGCCGCACATGCATTGCTCATCGACTCGCACTGGAGGCTGTCGGGCCAGAAGTATGCATACGGTGTCTCCAGGGACTTGAGGCCGGAGTGCCGTCAGCTTGCCGGGGCAATCGGTCGTCGAGGCAAGAAACTTACATTGTTGCTTGGTGAAAGGGACAAGATCTTCCCAGAGTCAGAGGTTCGCCGGTCTCTAGAAGAAGCGGCAATCAATACCATAGCCGTAGAGATGGTGGACGCGCCACATGTGTCCCTGGCCATACGGGGCGGAGAACGTGTACTGAAACGTGCGGTTGCTATCGCACGGGCCTAAGGTTGGGAATTAAAAAACCGCTTCGTGAGTGAAGCGGTTTTTTAATTGCGATTCAGCGCTTACTTGCGCAGAGCGCTCACCAGCTGCTGGCGGCTGCGGCGGTACGCGTGCAGGCCGTAGCCGATGACACCAGTGCCGAACAGGCCGCTCATGGCCATTTCGGCAGGGCCGGTGCTTGGCAGGGTGGTGACAGGTGTCGCCTTGGTCGGCTCGTTGACCTTGATGGTCACGGCGCAGGCGTTGCTGGTGACGTTGGTAACGGTGCGGCCTTCGGCGGCAACCGTTACGTTGACGCGGGCGGTGTAGGTACCCGGCTGGGTGTAGGTGTGCGGCTGGCGCTCGCTGCCGACACCGGCGATCATGCTCTTGCCGTCGCCGAAGTCAAAGCGATACTCCTTGATGGTGGCGCCATTGCTGGCCAGGCCGCGGGCTTCCAGGACGACGCTGTCGCGGGAAGGCGTCTCGACGATGCGCAGGTAGTCACAGCTGTAGGCCGGGGCCGGTGCGGGGGTAGGGGTCGGGACGGGGGTAGGAACCGGAGTTGGAGTCGGTGTTGGTGTAGGTGTAGGAACAGGGGTCGGTGTCGGGGTGGGGGTAGGAGTTGGAGTCGGGGTTGGGGTCGGCTGCTCACACTTCTTCTCAACGGTGACCGTAGCGCTGCTGTCCTTCTGGCCATCGCCGGTCTCGACGCTGGCTTTGTTGGTCAGGGTATTGGTGCCGCAGGTCAGGCTGCTGGCAGCCGGTACCTTGGCGCTGATGATCATCCAGGCGTTGCTGCCCGGCTGGTAGTCGCCGACGTTCAGGCCGCTGGTGGTGACGCCGTCGTTGGTCTTGACGCCACCCGGGTTGGTGGCGTTGCCCAGGACGCTGCTGCCGGCAACGTAGGTCATGCCGCTCGGCAGGTCGTCAGTCAGGGTGACGTCATCCTGCAGGGTGTTACCGGTGTTCTTGTACTCCAGCAGGTAATCGACGGTTTCGCCGGGCTGGGCGGTGTAGTTCTTGGTCCACTGGTCGGCACCTTGCTTGCTGACGCGCTTTTCGAAGGTGAAGCTAGGAGCGGCATTGTCCTTTACCTTGATTTTGAAGCTGACGGCACCGGCATACTCGATACAGCCGCGCCAGTTGCCGCTCAGGTCGGCGTCGCCGACACGGGCACCGGTGGTGATGACGCTGTCGGCCAGCTTGGTCTGCTGGGCGTGGGTGTGCAGCATGGCAGAGCCGTTGACGAACTCGAGTTCGACGTTGCCGGTGCTGGTCAGGGCTGCGGTGTCAAAGACTTCCTGGGGCTTGGCATTGCTGGCAGTGATGAAACCGTCAACTGTGTCCTGGCCGTTGACGCTGGAAGGCAGCTGGGCGCGGACGGTGACGTCCTTTGCAACACCAGCGCCGCTGGCGTTCAGGTTGGCAGCCGCGTCGTTGTGGATGTACATCTGTACCTGATATTCGTGGCCAGGCACCAGGTTGGCGCTGTTGGTCAGGCCGCCGCCGGCGGTCAGATCCTTGATGGTCACAAATTCACGCTCATCACCGTAGTTGGGGTTGTCGGTGATGGAGTTGAACGTGACGTGCGGGGCGGGGTTCGCCATGGTGTAAGTGGTCCGTTCCGGACCCCAGGCCATCAGGGCTGACGGGACGGCGACGGCCAGCAGGACGGCCAGAACCGGGATGAACCGTTTCGGGACGTACTGCAGCATATTGCGTACATTGGTAATCATATACTGTTCCTCTCCTTTACTCTCTTGGAAAAATCTTAAATGACTGTATCGTGTAACTATATAATTTTTGTGACGTTCTGGCAATGTGATTTCTTATAGCCACCATGCCATCTGGTGCACTGACAATAAACCGGTTTGTGCAAAGAAATATGAACCTGGAGATTGAGAGGAGCCTCAACCTCGGTTCCAGCCTCTCGGCTGGCTCGACGTGGATGGACTCCTCTCGTCATGTGTCATCTATTGTGGATGGGCCGCCCCGCCCGGCGCCGCGTCGTGCGGGCCGGGCGGGGCGTACTGCCTCAGCAGCTGCTGCCCGGAGCGGGCACACAGCCGCTGACGCTGCCGTTCTGGGCGCCGACCGCCTCGGGGGCGCCGGCACCAGACCGACCGGCATCGCTGCCGGATGTACCGGCACTGGTGTTGGAACGCACCACGGCGGACGTAGTCGTCGTCGTGGTGGTCGTGACCGGGTTGGGCACCAGGGCGTTGGCCTTGGCACCCGGCCGTGTCTCGGCCGTGGTGACGACCGTGTTGCCGTTGCCGGCCGGACGCTCGACCCCCGGAGGGTTCGTGACGCCCGTGTTCTTGGACTCCAGCGACGTGGTGGTCGTGGTCGTACTGGTGGTGGTGCTGGACGACGGGCGCTCCACGCCCGACGGGTTGGTGGCGGTCGTGGACTTGCCCGTGCTGGGGGTGGTCGTCGGTGCCGGAGTGGTGACCGGAGTCGTCTCCTTGACCGGCGGCACACCGTACCACCACAGGTTCCAGCAGTCGACGAAGACGCCGGACCTGCTGCTGCGGCGGTCCTTGCAGGTGACCTTCCACTCGCCGTCCACCTTGATGAGGGGGGACAGCGAGACGCGCAGCTGGGCCTCAGTGTCGAGGAAGACCTTGGCGGTTCCCTCCTTGAGGCCCATGGTGTTGTTGAAGTCGCCCTTGTCCGAGCACACCGGGAGGTCATCGACGTCGTCGCCGATGACGCCACGGAGCTTGTCGCGGATCTCGTCGAAGCTGGCGTCCTCCAGGGTGTTGAACGCCTGAATCGTGCGGGCGTCGACGTTGCCCAGTTTGGCCCATTCCAGGACGTCGTCCCAGGTGAAGCCCGTATCCTTGGCGTTGGCGTTGATCACTTCACGGATGTAGTGATCACGCTGCGCACGAGGCAGGGCGTTGACCTTCCGGACCTGCTCGGCCCAGGTGGTCGCCCATTCACTGGGGTCTGTCTTGGCGGTCGAGACGACGGGCTCCACGTGCTTGGTGGAGTCGCCGATGATCCGCAGCGAGGCCAGTTGGACGTTGTCGCTGGGTGCCGGCGGCTCGTCCGGAGACGAACCGCTGTAGCTGGCGGGGTCGCCGGGGCCCATGGCGCTGCTGATGATGAGGCCGAAGATCGCGAAGATCGCGACGACGACCACACCGATGGTGGCTCCCAGTGCCGGGAACCCCCGCGTACGCGATGAGGGGCTCGTGTAGTCCCCGATGGGACGAGGTCCAGCCATGTTCCTTTTCTCCTTTCCCCGAAGGGATCAGTTCGCACCGGACGATCCGGCGCGGCTGCCCTCCGGGAGAGGGGCAGCGCGCCAAGCGTGAAAACAGGTGGTTTTCACAGCTGGCGGGCTGCTCCTCGGGAGATAGAACGGAGATTGCTTGATAGTGACACATGACACTGCACATCAGTGCAGCCAGGCACCCGCATCCCGCGTTCACGCTATGTTTTGCGGCAGGCGTGAAGGCAGGAGGGACGGGCGCATGGCCACACTGAAGGTGCAGGCCTATGCTTCCTTGCATAAACCGGTTTATTAACGTGCCTCACCATGCGTTTTGGCGGCTTTAATCACAAGGTATTAGGATACACGTTGTTGAGAATCGCCGCAAAACGATGATACTTTAATAATAGCACAAACTTGAAAAAAAGTCAATAGTCTTAAGCATAATGACAGGGTAGGCGGGCTATTTACGCAGTTTTGACAGCGCCGCAGCCTGCCCGGACTGCGCCGAGTACCCGGTCGACTTCCTGAGGGGTCAACTCAGGGTAGATTGGCAGACACAGCAGCCGGTGGACGGTATCCTCTGCCACTGTGAGGTCTGTCAGGCGGTGAGGCAGGCCCGAGCGGGTGTAGGCCGGCTGGGAACAGACCAGTTCGGGATAGATGCGCTCGGGCTGGATGTTCGCCTCGTACATCACCTGCTCTATGGCCTGGCGATGCTCTGGCGACTTGGTGAGGACGGTGTACTTATAATACACATGGTTCTCGGGGTGCGCCGGACGGGGAAGCTGAAGCGGCAGGTCCGCGAAGCTTTCGGTGTAGCGG from Candidatus Saccharibacteria bacterium includes the following:
- a CDS encoding ricin-type beta-trefoil lectin domain protein; translated protein: MPIITYNGAPTVGKKARARAMRHRRNLFLAALACIVTAASLSFVVLTFASTASGPIRNANGKCLDNKGASTTDNNALQLYTCNGTRAQQWSLPGDGTIRVQDKCLMPRDGERTSNTPAVVAECTAAASQQWMTKTNGTIVNVATRLCLENRNGLATNGNPVHTSTCNTTQKQKWDLPVAVTETVAPGAQQQVKQPAAAPAPAPAPKVNNPSGQAVPKSDLPGWKHVFFDDFNKDTDPGDWGSPCDFYRVAYTGAEGQQWRSSPMCANDLYGKRPYRADQVLSVKNGLLRFHLHTVDGQPAGANPSPIINPALMDQHQLYGRYSVRLKVDNPHLREYYFAGVLWPQSERWPADGEADFPEGYLDGTVSGFHHYAGEGSCYDCQEQVREVGARFTEWHTYTIEWTPEKMTFLLDDTVVLESTKWVPQTPMRWQLQADTRGFGNNDGNLLVDWVSIYQYAP
- a CDS encoding Crp/Fnr family transcriptional regulator; the encoded protein is MHLSRGQAPFGPLLEHAHLRSYAKGQTVLYPGDYINYVFVLDDGAVKAHEYDEQGNQKVLTILSKPQTVFPLVNFDHNKPLVAWFYTALTDIRAYAVPYADFQAYLNRPEGAALCRFILRQSVGELQQLMARLDSLGKSSSTRKLVAALQYLARRHARRSASALTSWRRIKFPVSHQLLADITGLTRESVTIAMHQLRDTKMVRCPHPALLEVNRRLLDKHQ
- a CDS encoding bifunctional 5,10-methylenetetrahydrofolate dehydrogenase/5,10-methenyltetrahydrofolate cyclohydrolase, whose product is MKLLDGKELAGYIQERQARQVRALRQAARIFPRLAIVQTLDDPVINSYIRLKRRYAEETLVELEHHLVPQSEAEAVIRRLNDDDAVHGIIIQLPLTDPADTERFINLVAPHKDIDGLGAATEFTPATAMAINWLLAGYNIALERKQLLIVGRGKLVGGPLERLWQQSGLSPVVVDDQTPEADFLQQVRGAEVIVTATGTAGLITSQMLSPGTVVVDAGVASEAGRLVGDVASDVRLRDDLIITPEKGGVGPLTVCALFDNVIQAARRVADAAGQ
- a CDS encoding response regulator; this encodes MQKIAIIEDDSVIAEMYRMKFELEGFDVEVASDGRLGVQMVEEISPDLILMDLQMPEMGGAEALGIIRAQEWGRDVPVLILTNTGEEEAPDSLHELRVESYIVKAELTPSKVVERAKEVLAKYKK
- a CDS encoding DUF11 domain-containing protein, yielding MITNVRNMLQYVPKRFIPVLAVLLAVAVPSALMAWGPERTTYTMANPAPHVTFNSITDNPNYGDEREFVTIKDLTAGGGLTNSANLVPGHEYQVQMYIHNDAAANLNASGAGVAKDVTVRAQLPSSVNGQDTVDGFITASNAKPQEVFDTAALTSTGNVELEFVNGSAMLHTHAQQTKLADSVITTGARVGDADLSGNWRGCIEYAGAVSFKIKVKDNAAPSFTFEKRVSKQGADQWTKNYTAQPGETVDYLLEYKNTGNTLQDDVTLTDDLPSGMTYVAGSSVLGNATNPGGVKTNDGVTTSGLNVGDYQPGSNAWMIISAKVPAASSLTCGTNTLTNKASVETGDGQKDSSATVTVEKKCEQPTPTPTPTPTPTPTPTPVPTPTPTPTPTPVPTPVPTPTPAPAPAYSCDYLRIVETPSRDSVVLEARGLASNGATIKEYRFDFGDGKSMIAGVGSERQPHTYTQPGTYTARVNVTVAAEGRTVTNVTSNACAVTIKVNEPTKATPVTTLPSTGPAEMAMSGLFGTGVIGYGLHAYRRSRQQLVSALRK